The nucleotide sequence TCACCTCGCGCGGGGTGGGCAGCACCGGCAGCAGCCGGCCGGTCAGGCTGTCGATGGTGATCCGCTGCACCACCTGTTCCACGGCCTGCGCGCCGAGCAGGGACTCCGGCTCCGGCAGCACCCGACCCGCGTTCCGGTACGTCCCGCCTACCCGCCAGGTCACCCCGTCGTAGTCGCCCAGCACCGCCAGCCGGATCCGCCGGGGCGGCACGACGTCGGACTCCTCCTCGACTTCCGGTTCGTCGTCGCCGGCCGGGATCGGCGGAACCGTCCCGGCCGGCTCTCCGGCCGGCAGGGGCCGGTCCGACCCCACGGTGGCGACGTCGAGGAGCTTCTGGTCCGGGTTCAGCGCCCAGCCGGAGATCCGGATCAGCGGGTTCTCGTCCAGACTGTCCACTTGCGGCGGTTGCACGTAGCGGCGCGGGTCGACCGGCGTGGTGCCGACCTGTCGGGCGACCACCGGCGCCACCAGTGCGGCGAGCCCGAGCACCACGACCACGCCCAACGCGGTACCGGCCAGGGTGCGGGCCCGCAGCGCGGCCCGGACCCCGGGCGCCAGCTCGGCGGCCGGGTCTGCCGGCCCGCCGTCGAGCCGGGCCGGCCGGCCACCGGCGGCCAGCGCCATCGCACCGGCGGCGGCGAACGCGACAGTCAGCCAGGGCGTCGGATCGGCGTTCGGGCCGACCACGTAGAGCGCGCCCGCGTAGAGGCCGGCGGGGGCGGTCAGGCCGAGCAGCACCCGGTCGGAACGGATGCCCACCTCGGCGCCGGCCAGCCCGGCCAGCCAGGCCGCGACCAGCGGGACGATCACCGTGTCCGGCAGCGGCTCGACCGGGATCAGCGCGGTGAGCAGCCGGGGGATGCCGTTGCGGGCGGCGTCCGCGGCCACCGTGCCGAACGAGCCGGGCAGGTCGGCCCGCTGTGCGGTGAACCAGAGCGCGACGGCGGCGTAGCCGAGCAGGGCCAGCACCGAGAGCGGGGCGACCAGCCAGGACGGCAGGCGCCGGGCGGCCAGGCTGACCCCGACCGAACCGACGGCCGCGCCGAGGACGAGTCGGGTCAGCAGCGGGTCGGCGTAGACCGCGCCGAGGACGGCGCCGGCCAGGCCGATCATCGCCACCAGGGCCAGCGGCACCGGCAGCGCCCGGAGAACTCTCACCACCGGCGGGCCCCGTCCCACTCGGCCGCGAACTCCGCCCCGTCGGCCGCGTCGATCACCACCAGCCCGGAGGCACCGGACGCGGTCTGCCCGCCGGCCCCGAACACTCCGGCCAGCACCGACGGGTACGCCGGGCGCAGCGCGCCGACGTAACCGAGGTCGGCTGCCGCACCCGGACCGGTGAGGAAGACGAGGGTGTCGCCGAGCCGTTCCTGCCGCAGCCGCAGCGTGCTGGTGCGCAGCGGGTCACCGTCGGCACCCTGCACCCCGGGCACCAGGTCGGCGGCGGCGAGCCGGTCCAGGAACTCTCCGGAGCCGTCGTCGTCGGCGACCAGCAGCAGCGTCACCGACAGGTCCTCCCGGCGGGCGGCCACCACCACCGAGGCAGCCGCCTCGCAGGCCGACTCGAACGTCTCGGCGACCCCGTCGACCCGCCCCGGATGGGCACCGGCCCGGTTGTCCAGCAGTACGACGATCCGGGGCAGGCTGGTGTCCAGCTGCTCCTTGACCATCAACTCGCCGACCTTGGCACTGGTCCGCCAGTGCACCCGGCGCAGTTCGTCGCCGACGACGTACTCCCGGAGCGAGTCGAAGGTGATCGACCCCTGCGGCACCTTGTCGATCCGCCCGTCCATGCTCCGGGCCACCCCGGCGGGTACCGCGCCCAGTGGATGGATCCGGGGATGCACCCAGACCTGGGCCGTTCCGCCGTGCGAGCGGGCCACCGTGATCAGCCCGAGCGCGTCCCGCCCGGTGACCCGCAGCGGGCCGACGTCGATCACGCCGCGCCGGCTGGTCGGCACCGGGTAGCTGACCGTGGTGTCCCGGCCGGGGCGCAGCCGGAGCAGCGGCACCGGCACCGGGCGGCTGCCGCAGCGGTCCTCGGCGATCAGGTTGGCCGAGCGGAGCCGGGCGCTGTTGCGGACGGTCAGCGTCATGCTGGCCGGCTCGCCCCGGCCCACCCGGTCCGGGTCGGCGATCCGGGTGACGTCGAGTCGGGGCCGCCAGGCGGCGTTGCCGGCGGCGCAGCCCACCGCGATCGCGGCGGCGGTGCCGAGCAGGGCGAGTTCGGGATAGCCGAACCGGAAGCCGGCGACGAGGAGGACGGCGGCGCCGACGAGCAGGCCGATGCCGCGCGAGGTGACGGTCATGGCGTCGCCGTCGTCCGGCGCGGACGGCCGGGCGGGCGGGTCGGGCGGGCCAGAAGGTCGGCTCGGCGGGTCGGGCGGGCCAGACGGTCGGCTCGGCGGGTCGGGCGGGCCAGACGGTCGGCTCGGCGGGCCGGGCGGGTCTGGCGGGCGGGGCGGTGCACGTCAGGTGCCCGCCGGGGACATCTGCCCCGAGGGCAGCGGCACCGGCACCGACGCGATCGCCTCGTTCAGCACCTCGGTCGCGGTGACGCCCCGGACCTGGGCGTCGGGGGAGAGCAGGATCCGGTGTGCGAAGACCGGTTCGGCGAGCGTCTTGAGGTCCTCGGGCATGATCCAGCCGCGCCCGTCGACAAGCGCGTACGCGCAGGCGGCCCGGGTCAGCGCGATCACGCCCCGCGGACTTACCCCGACCCGTACCTGCGGATGGTTGCGGGTCGCCGCGGCGAGCCGGACCGCGTACGCATAGAGCGGGTCGGCGATGTGCACCCGCTGCGCCATCCGGACCATCTCGCCGACCGTGGCGGTGTCGGTGGCCGGCTCCAGCGCCTCCGGGGAGCGGAGCGGGGCGCCGCGCAGCACCTCGATCTCGACCAGCTCGTCGGGATAGCCGACGGAGAGCTTCACCAGGAACCGGTCGAGCTGTGCCTCGGGGAGCCGGTAGGTGCCGTCCATCTCGACCGGGTTCTGGGTGGCGACCACCAGGAACGGCCGGGGGACCGGGTGCCGGACCCCGTCCACCGTGACGTTGCGCTCCTCCATCACCTCCAGCAGCGCCGACTGGGTCTTCGGGGAGGCCCGGTTGATCTCGTCGGCGATGACGATGTTGGCGAAGACCGGGCCGGGGTGGAACTCGAAGCCCCGGCTGGCCTGGTTGAAGATCGTCACCCCGGAGACGTCGGCGGGGAGCAGGTCCGGGGTGAACTGGATGCGCCGCCACTGGCCGTGCACGGTCGCCGCGATCGCCCGGGCCAGGGTGGTCTTGCCCACCCCGGGCACGTCCTCCAGCAGGACGTGCCCCTGGGCGAAGAGCGCGGTTAGCGCCAGCCGGACCACGTGCGGCTTACCCAGCACCACCGAGTTGATGTTGTCGGCGATCCGGGCGGCCAGGTTGGCGAAGCCCTGCACATGGTGCGGGGTGAGCGGCTCGTGGTTCACGTCGTGGTGCTCCCTGTTACCGGAGGTGCGCCCTGCTAGCAGGTGAGGCGGTCAGCAGGTGGGCAGGACGTTGATATTGTCGCCCCCTTCGAGGTTGAGCCAGGCGAACGGGATGTACGGCTTGCCGCCGTCCCATTCGATCCGGACCCACCAGGTGCTGCGTTTGTCGTCGTTGTAGACGTAGGCGTAGACCTCCTCGCCGGACGCCTTGCAGAGCGCCTTGATCCGCCTGCCCGGTTTCGCCCAGCCGACCTGGCGGTCGTCGTCCTGCCGGGTCACCGAGAAGATCTCGTTGCCGTTGCGGCCCGGTCCGTCGGAGTTGCAGTACGTCCGCTGGTCGCCGGAGGAACCGTTGTTGCAGGTGGCGATGCCGTAGACGGCCGCGGTCGCCTTGCTGACGTCGTCGGTGCCGTTGCCGGCCGCGTTCGTCGCCGTCACCTTGAAGCTGTAGCTCGTGCCGGGGGTCAGCCCGGTGACCCGGATGCTGGAGCAGTTCCCGTTCACCTTCGCCCGCCCGGACGGGGTCACCGAACACGTTGCCTGGCCGCCACCGGCGTTCACGGTGAAGTTGACAGTCACCGAGGTGGCGTCGGCGGTGGTGCCGGTGATGGTGACCTTCGGCGCCGCCACCGTGCTGGCGGTGTCGGTGGCGGCGGCACCGGGCCCGGCCTCGTTGACCGCCTGCACCCGGACGGTGACGCTCTGACCGTCACCCAGCCCTCCCACGGTCGCCTGGGTGTCGG is from Micromonospora sp. WMMD1102 and encodes:
- a CDS encoding DUF58 domain-containing protein, translated to MTVTSRGIGLLVGAAVLLVAGFRFGYPELALLGTAAAIAVGCAAGNAAWRPRLDVTRIADPDRVGRGEPASMTLTVRNSARLRSANLIAEDRCGSRPVPVPLLRLRPGRDTTVSYPVPTSRRGVIDVGPLRVTGRDALGLITVARSHGGTAQVWVHPRIHPLGAVPAGVARSMDGRIDKVPQGSITFDSLREYVVGDELRRVHWRTSAKVGELMVKEQLDTSLPRIVVLLDNRAGAHPGRVDGVAETFESACEAAASVVVAARREDLSVTLLLVADDDGSGEFLDRLAAADLVPGVQGADGDPLRTSTLRLRQERLGDTLVFLTGPGAAADLGYVGALRPAYPSVLAGVFGAGGQTASGASGLVVIDAADGAEFAAEWDGARRW
- a CDS encoding MoxR family ATPase, with protein sequence MNHEPLTPHHVQGFANLAARIADNINSVVLGKPHVVRLALTALFAQGHVLLEDVPGVGKTTLARAIAATVHGQWRRIQFTPDLLPADVSGVTIFNQASRGFEFHPGPVFANIVIADEINRASPKTQSALLEVMEERNVTVDGVRHPVPRPFLVVATQNPVEMDGTYRLPEAQLDRFLVKLSVGYPDELVEIEVLRGAPLRSPEALEPATDTATVGEMVRMAQRVHIADPLYAYAVRLAAATRNHPQVRVGVSPRGVIALTRAACAYALVDGRGWIMPEDLKTLAEPVFAHRILLSPDAQVRGVTATEVLNEAIASVPVPLPSGQMSPAGT